In Pecten maximus chromosome 10, xPecMax1.1, whole genome shotgun sequence, one genomic interval encodes:
- the LOC117336599 gene encoding midasin-like translates to MRESRYHSNRKDVDEGRQDTTATEKDVDEGRQDTTATEKVVDEGREDTTATEKDVDEGRQDTTATEKDVDEGRQDTTATVKDVDERRQDTTATEKDVDEGRQDTTATEKDVDEGRQDTTATEKVVDEGREDTTATEKDVDEGRQDTTATEKDVDEGRQDTTATVKDVDERRQDTTATEKDVDEGRQDTTATEKGVDEGRQDTTATEKDADEGREDTTATEKDVDEGREDTTATEKDVDEGREDTTVTEKDVDEGRQDTTATEKDVDEGRQDTTATEKDVDEGRQDTTATEKDVDEGRQDTTATEKDVDEGRQDTTATVKDVDEGRQDTTVTEKDVDEGRQDTTTTEKDVDEGRQDTTTTEKDVDEGRQDTTATEKDVDEGKQIPQQQKGIKRELNEKMDEEVRREKG, encoded by the exons ATGAGGGAAAGCAGATACCATAGCAACAGGAAGGATGTTGATGAAGGAAGGCAGGATACCACAGCAACAGAGAAGGATGTTGATGAAGGAAGGCAGGATACCACAGCAACAGAGAAAGTTGTTGATGAAGGAAGGGAGGATACTACAGCAACAGAGAAGGATGTTGATGAGGGAAGGCAGGATACCACAGCAACAGAGAAGGATGTTGATGAAGGAAGGCAGGATACCACAGCAACAGTGAAGGATGTTGATGAGAGAAGGCAGGATACCACAGCAACAGAGAAGGATGTTGATGAGGGAAGGCAGGATACCACAGCAACAGAGAAGGATGTTGATGAAGGAAGGCAGGATACCACAGCAACAGAGAAAGTTGTTGATGAAGGAAGGGAGGATACTACAGCAACAGAGAAGGATGTTGATGAGGGAAGGCAGGATACCACAGCAACAGAGAAGGATGTTGATGAAGGAAGGCAGGATACCACAGCAACAGTGAAGGATGTTGATGAGAGAAGGCAGGATACCACAGCAACAGAGAAGGATGTTGATGAGGGAAGGCAGGATACCACAGCAACAGAGAAGGGTGTTGATGAGGGAAGGCAGGATACCACAGCAACAGAGAAGGATGCTGATGAGGGAAGGGAGGATACCACAGCAACAGAGAAGGATGTTGATGAAGGAAGGGAGGATACCACAGCAACAGAGAAGGATGTTGATGAAGGAAGGGAGGATACCACAGTAACAGAGAAGGATGTTGATGAAGGAAGGCAGGATACCACAGCAACAGAGAAGGATGTTGATGAGGGAAG GCAGGATACCACAGCAACAGAGAAGGATGTTGATGAGGGAAGGCAGGATACCACAGCAACAGAGAAGGATGTTGATGAGGGAAGGCAGGATACCACAGCAACAGAGAAGGATGTTGATGAAGGAAGGCAGGATACCACAGCAACAGTGAAGGATGTTGATGAGGGAAGGCAGGATACCACAGTTACAGAGAAGGATGTTGATGAGGGAAGGCAGGATACCACAACAACAGAGAAGGATGTTGATGAAGGAAGGCAGGATACCACAACAACAGAGAAGGATGTTGATGAGGGAAGGCAGGATACCACAGCAACAGAGAAGGATGTTGATGAGGGAAAGCAGATACCACAGCAACAGAAAGGCATTAAGAgagaattaaatgaaaaaatggaTGAAGAAGTTAGGAGAGAAAAGGGATGA